In Marinobacter qingdaonensis, the genomic stretch GGCAAGACGCCTCTGGAATTCGCTGCACGTTCCACTCTGAATCTCGACCAGGTGGAAAGCCTGCGCCGGGGTAACACTGTCGACGAAGCCGCTGCTCAAGCACTTCCTGACAATCTGCGTTCCATTCACGCAAGTGAAAAAACCCGCATTGCAGAAGACCTGATCGCCCAGATCTCCAGTCTGTCTGTCGAGCTTCGCAGCACTGTGCTCGATGCCTTCGTCAAGCCTGAAGCGCCACAAGCGCCGGCCGCTCCGGAAGAGCCGCAGGTGGACGATGATCTGATGACGCAGCTGCGCGATGCACTGAATCAAATTGCTGCCCAATAAGTGTAGCAATTAAAAGCCCCAACTCCTTTATAGGAATATTAACGATGAACGAAGAATTGAAAGCAATGCTTGAGCAGCTGAAAGGCCTCCAGGCTGACGTGCGCTCTGCTAACGAAGCTGGCGAGAAGGTTGAAGCCTTGACTGCTCAGATCGATGAACTGCGTGGCCAGATCGACGAAATGACCGCTGCTGCTAACCGTCCGGCCGGTATCGCTCCCGCCGCTGACGTGGACGTAGAGAAGCGTGCCCAGGCATTCGACGCATACGCTCGTCAGGGCAGCATGGAAATTCGTACTCTGGATGGCTCCACCGACGCTGACGGCGCCGTATTCATGCCGGAAGACCTGGCTGCTCGCATCAAGAGCAACGCTGCTCAGATGAACGAGATCCGGAAGCACGCTTCCATCAACCGCACTGGCAACAACAGCGTCCTGGTTCCGACCCTGAGCCGTCCCAAGAGCTCCTACGGCACCGTGGCTCCGACCCCGGAAGAGCTGGCCTCTGGCTTCACCCGCCTGGAAGTTCACGACTGCAAGAGCCTGGTTGTGATCCCCGAGAACAGCCTGAGCGACTCTCAGTACGACCTGGCTGCAAAGCTGGAAGAGCTGTTCTCTGAGTCTGTGTCTGAAGAAGAAGCCCGTGCCTTCATCGCCGGCACCGGTACTGGTGAGCCCCTGGGCATCGTGTCTGCCGACACCAAGGCCAACGCCGTGACTTCCCTGGCCTCCGGCTCTCTGGGTGCGACTGACGAAGCTGTGATCGACCTGATCAACAAGGCCGTTTACAAGCTGAAGAAGAAGTACCGTCGCAACGCCAAGATCATGTGCAACAGCAACACCGAAGCGGTTCTGGCCAAGGTTCGTGACGGCAACGGCAACAAGCTGCTGACCAAAGAAGCTGGCGTTTCCTACTTCGACGGCATCGAAATCGTCACTTGCGAAGACATGGACGACATCGGCGCCAGCAAGCACCCGATCGTGGTTGGTGACCTGCGCCAGTTCGAAGTCTACGACCGCAGCGACATGACCGTTAAGCGTCTGACCGGCGGCGAGTACGACACGTCCAGCACTGTCGGCTTCCTGCTGAAAGCCCGTCATGCCGCCGGCGTGACCATGGTTGAAGCGTTCGTACCGGTGAAGTGCAAAGCCTAACCGCTGAGCACTGATCAAAACGGGGCTTGAGCACTGAGCCTGGCCCCGTTTTACCTCCCCCAAAAAGTATTTGGAGTCAAAAATGCGCGGTGGATTTAAAACGAATTTCGCAGTTGAGGAAGTGCTTGCGGTTGAAGCTCGCATCGACGCGACTGCTCCGGGTGCAGCGGTATACACCCACAATCAGCGCGGTATCGCTTTCCTCGTTCAAGTAGCGGCCGGCGGTTCTGTGAACGTCGCGGTTGAGTATTCAGACGACGGCGTGACCTGGACTGAAGACACGGACCGGGCTGTGACTGCGGGTGCGGGTCTCACTGAGATCAACATCAACAACGCGCAGTACGCGTACTACCGGGCCTCCGGCACCAACGCGGGTACCGTCACTTACGGCGTTTCCGCGATCAAAGGTCCGCACCGACTGGTAGCGATCTAAGCGTTTTCGCCGGCCCGGGATCTCCCCTTCCTTCCATAAGTCCCGAGCCGGCACCCCTTTTTGAGTTCAATTTGGAGAATTTCTGATGGCACTGTTTCGATTCGAAGCGATCCGCGACCTGATCGATCTGGAAGGTCCGGTCTCGAAAGAGGGTCCTGCGGAGCTGTCGGATTTTCCCCAAATTGCACTTCTCATGGATTCCGTACAAGCGTCTCTCGAAAGCTTCTGCGGACGTTCGTTTGAGCTGGAAACCTACACCGAGACTGGCTTCATTGACGGCCTGGAGCTGTTCCTGCCGGCCCTGCCGATCAAGAAAGTGAAGAGCTTCGAGGTGGACGGCGTGAGTGTCGATATCACGAAGCTGAAGATCACCCGCAGCGGCGTGAAGATCCCGAACTTCCCGTTGGATGCGCAGTGGAAGCTGAAGTACCAGGGTGGCTTCGACGACATCCCGGCGGACATTCAGCGTGCGGCTCTGCTTCAGACCGTGTACGAGTACAACCGGTTGCCGAACATCGGTGCTACCAGCGTCTCCACGGACGGCGGATCGGTCTCTACGCCGCAGCTGGGGCTGCTTCAGGAAGTGAAAAATTTGATTTGGAAGTATAGGAATTACGACATTTTGGGCGTTTAGATGAGATAAAAAGCGCCAAAAGTTTCCGGCAGAAACTCGGAAGAAAATGCCTCGCAACAATTTGTTTTTATTGACGTTTCCAGGCCTTCGAATTTTTAAAAAAATACCCCGAATTTTGGCGGCCAAACTCACGACATTTTTTCTTTCAAGATACTGTTTTGTATAGGTTTTTCGTTGAATTTTAATTTTTAAAAAATGAGCAGAAACCGGATCATTTTTTATACCATTTAAAACTAACCCGGAAGGATTTTGGTTCTATGTCTGTCGAGCACTCTTCTCACCCTAAGCCGCTGCACTCGACAGCTGATATGACCCATGCGATTGCCGAAGCAGTGGCTCGGGCATTCGAGAGTCAGCGCAAATCCCAGCGATCGGAAAGCTGGGAAGAGAAGCACTCGGAGCATCACGAAGCCCTGGAAGAGATGCTGCCGCATATCGGCGACCTGGTCAGTTACATCGTTGTGGTCAAAGCGCGGGAAGAGCGTAGAAAGCGGATCTACGAGAAAGTCACCGGTGCAGTTTTTGTCGGCGGGATACTGAGTTTTTGCGGCTGGGTCGGCAAGCAGCTGATCGAGAATCTAGGTAGCTGAGATGCCGTCGTATAGCGAAAAGTCGGCGTTTCGACTGTCGACCTGTCATCCGGATTTGCAGAAAGTGTTTCAGCGGGTCATTCGGGTGTTCGATCACTCTGTGCTGTGCGGACATCGCGGGAAGGACGAGCAGAACCGGTTCTTTCGCCAGGGTAAATCCAAGGTCCGGTGGCCAAACGGCAAGCACAACTCCGTGCCGAGCATGGCCGTGGATGCGGCGCCCTGGCCGATCGACTGGCACGACAGGGAAAGGTTCTCTCTGTTTGCCGGGTTTGTGATCGGAATTGCCCGGGAGATGTACGACGACGGCGAGATTGATCATCTGATCCGCTGGGGTGGTGATTGGGACTGTGATACGGAAGTAACTGACAATGGCTTCGATGATCTGCCGCACTTCGAACTTATCAACCCCTAGCCCCTCCCCTCGTCATTCCGCGTCAGCGGGCCATCTTTTTTAGCTGGAACCCGCGTGGCTCAAAGGCTCCGAAGATTTTCGAGAGAAATTGAATTCTTTATATATATGAATATCTATTTCTGCCCAAAATCTTCGGCATGAGAGTTATTCTCAACAACGTAACGATGTCCCCGCTGCGCGGGAGGTACGAGGGGGAGTGCTGTGGGAAGTGAAGTAAGAGTAGTCGGTTTGAGGGATGTGCTCGAACGCGTCCGCAATGCAGGCCCGAACGCCGCCCAGGCGACAAAGGATGCGATCCGCTCGTCTCTACTCAGTGTGCAGCGCAAGATGAGTCAGCGCACGAAGAACGGCCCGCTCTACTCTCGCACCGGCGAGTTGTCCAGGTCTTTCAATACCCGCACCTACGGCACCGACAAGATCGAATCCGTGGGTGGCCGGGTCTTCACGAACTCTGTCTACGCCCCGATCCACGAATACGGCGGCACCATTCGGGCCAAGCGGGCCTATGCCAGCCTCCCCGGCGGGCCGTTTCTCAACATCCCCTCCGATCAGAACAAAACCGCCGCTGGCGTGATGCGCCTGAGCCCCCGGGAAGCCTTCAATGCCGGCGCCTTTATCGTACCAATTAATAGTGCACGATCTAAATTTATGGTACTATTAAACAATAAACCGTTATTCTGGTTGGTAAAAAGTGTGACGATCAAACCCAGGCTGGAGTTCGTCAGCACTGCTGAAGCAGAAGTACCGACGTTATTGAGCACAATCACGAAGAACTTGGATAAAGAGCTCTGAGAATGGCACTACCCGCGACGATGCAGATACTCGACGAGATCGAGGCACGGCTGAAGCAGATCACCAAAGC encodes the following:
- a CDS encoding phage major capsid protein produces the protein MNEELKAMLEQLKGLQADVRSANEAGEKVEALTAQIDELRGQIDEMTAAANRPAGIAPAADVDVEKRAQAFDAYARQGSMEIRTLDGSTDADGAVFMPEDLAARIKSNAAQMNEIRKHASINRTGNNSVLVPTLSRPKSSYGTVAPTPEELASGFTRLEVHDCKSLVVIPENSLSDSQYDLAAKLEELFSESVSEEEARAFIAGTGTGEPLGIVSADTKANAVTSLASGSLGATDEAVIDLINKAVYKLKKKYRRNAKIMCNSNTEAVLAKVRDGNGNKLLTKEAGVSYFDGIEIVTCEDMDDIGASKHPIVVGDLRQFEVYDRSDMTVKRLTGGEYDTSSTVGFLLKARHAAGVTMVEAFVPVKCKA